In Desulfovibrio sp. UCD-KL4C, a single genomic region encodes these proteins:
- a CDS encoding FAD-dependent oxidoreductase, translated as MITSSILVLFGLGFVAAVILAVASKILFVKEDPRIALLEDVLPGVNCGGCGYAGCGGAANAVVEGKSGSNVCVIGGLETAKAVAAVMGLEVVEMEPELAFRDCTGGLRAEELYHYEGAKDCRAQALLYEGSKTCPEGCLGFGTCVSVCPFDAIHMGPEGLPVVDPLACKSCRKCVDACPRNVLSIISMSERLLHQEEVNDCLAPCRQKCPGQINIPKYIELARKGDYAGAVNTIRERNPLLLVCGRICPRPCEADCRRAHVDEPVGINMIKRFVADWEMKNNLRLEIPCAQKTGHKVAIIGGGPAGLSCAYFLRRLGHSPTIFESMPKLGGQLRYGIPEYRLPKKDLEWEIQGILDLGMEVYTDVQFGIDFTIQSLEEDGFEAFFMGLGAWSSGNLRIEGEEAEGVLSGIEMLTSIGLNNPPEIGPKVLVIGGGSTAIDTARTSIRLGCDVTIIYRRTQNEMPAHVDEIKDAQEEGVKFIFLTAPIQVVIDEYGQASHLECIKMKLGNPDDSGRCRPVPIEGTEIRYPADTIISAIGQKPSLSCFYSEDSEECPIDFTRWKTVNADPDTLQTSVPNVFAGGDLFSGPDLVISAVGAGRRAARSIHFLLTKGKIPVADNIMRKLIPYTLFKDVDGLNNKCRVPMPHLCEGAYRISTFREVEGTLSEEQLKQEASRCLRCGLICYDRDVSLADIVTARVGEKVE; from the coding sequence ATGATCACATCATCAATACTTGTTCTTTTCGGATTAGGTTTTGTCGCGGCTGTAATTCTTGCTGTGGCTTCTAAAATTCTATTTGTAAAAGAAGATCCACGCATAGCTCTCCTGGAAGATGTTCTTCCAGGAGTCAACTGCGGTGGGTGCGGTTACGCCGGTTGCGGAGGGGCCGCCAACGCGGTTGTTGAGGGTAAATCAGGATCCAATGTCTGCGTAATCGGAGGGCTTGAGACGGCTAAGGCAGTTGCGGCAGTAATGGGTCTTGAAGTAGTAGAAATGGAACCGGAGCTGGCATTCCGAGACTGCACCGGAGGCCTTCGCGCTGAAGAGCTGTACCATTACGAAGGAGCTAAGGATTGTCGCGCACAGGCTCTCCTCTACGAAGGAAGCAAAACTTGCCCTGAAGGGTGCTTAGGGTTTGGTACATGCGTATCCGTCTGCCCGTTTGATGCAATTCATATGGGGCCAGAAGGTTTACCTGTTGTTGATCCTCTTGCTTGCAAATCTTGCAGAAAATGCGTCGATGCATGCCCGCGTAATGTCCTTTCGATTATATCCATGAGTGAAAGGCTCCTTCATCAGGAAGAAGTCAACGATTGCCTTGCGCCGTGCCGTCAAAAATGTCCGGGACAGATTAATATTCCTAAATACATTGAGCTGGCAAGAAAAGGTGATTACGCAGGAGCAGTAAACACAATTCGTGAACGTAATCCATTACTTCTTGTATGCGGTCGAATATGCCCCCGTCCCTGTGAAGCTGATTGTCGTAGAGCACATGTTGATGAGCCTGTAGGAATCAATATGATCAAAAGATTTGTTGCAGACTGGGAAATGAAAAACAATCTTCGCCTCGAAATTCCATGCGCCCAAAAGACTGGTCATAAAGTTGCCATTATCGGCGGAGGTCCGGCCGGACTTTCCTGTGCTTACTTCCTGCGCAGACTCGGGCACAGCCCTACAATTTTTGAATCAATGCCGAAACTTGGCGGACAACTCCGCTACGGTATACCAGAATACAGGCTGCCTAAAAAAGATTTAGAATGGGAAATTCAAGGTATTCTCGACTTAGGAATGGAAGTTTACACAGATGTACAATTCGGAATAGACTTCACAATACAAAGCCTAGAGGAAGATGGATTTGAAGCGTTCTTCATGGGACTTGGTGCATGGTCTAGCGGTAACCTGAGAATTGAAGGAGAAGAAGCAGAAGGTGTCCTTAGCGGAATAGAAATGCTCACATCTATAGGCCTTAACAACCCTCCTGAAATAGGCCCGAAGGTTTTAGTTATTGGAGGCGGCAGCACTGCAATAGATACAGCAAGAACAAGCATAAGGCTCGGATGTGATGTTACTATAATCTATCGCCGTACTCAAAATGAAATGCCGGCCCATGTTGATGAGATTAAAGATGCGCAGGAAGAAGGTGTTAAGTTTATTTTTTTAACAGCCCCTATTCAGGTTGTTATAGATGAATATGGCCAAGCCTCCCACCTTGAATGTATAAAGATGAAACTTGGCAACCCCGATGATTCAGGGCGCTGCAGACCTGTTCCGATAGAAGGAACGGAGATCAGATACCCTGCCGATACTATTATCTCTGCGATTGGACAAAAACCTTCACTCTCCTGCTTTTACTCTGAAGATTCAGAAGAATGTCCAATCGATTTCACACGTTGGAAAACAGTAAATGCCGATCCGGACACACTACAAACATCTGTCCCCAATGTTTTTGCAGGAGGAGACCTGTTCAGCGGACCTGATCTTGTTATTTCAGCAGTTGGAGCAGGACGCAGGGCTGCGCGGTCTATCCACTTTTTATTAACAAAAGGCAAAATACCTGTAGCCGATAATATTATGCGGAAGTTAATTCCTTATACACTATTCAAAGATGTGGACGGACTTAATAATAAATGTCGTGTCCCGATGCCTCATCTTTGCGAGGGGGCTTACCGGATTTCGACGTTCAGGGAAGTAGAAGGAACGTTATCCGAAGAACAGCTTAAGCAGGAAGCATCACGTTGTCTAAGGTGTGGTTTGATATGTTATGATAGAGATGTTTCCCTTGCTGATATTGTGACAGCAAGGGTAGGAGAAAAAGTAGAATAG
- the rsxE gene encoding electron transport complex subunit RsxE → MSRFWKEFSKGLWTDLAPFKIVLGLCPILAVTKSADNGFGMGIAVIFVLTLSNIFVSAVRKIIPAKVRIACFIVIAASLVVAVELLMQAYAYPLYQQLGIFVPLIVVNCIILGRAEAFASKNTVLLSAADGLGIGIGYTMSLTVLGSLRELFGYGTLFGIQIMPETFKPFKFMIEAPGAFVCLGILLAAMNAFTNSQRHKKGQAVLDNPTHDCKTCGICGQ, encoded by the coding sequence ATGAGCAGATTTTGGAAAGAATTTTCTAAAGGATTATGGACCGATCTTGCTCCATTTAAAATAGTACTTGGTCTTTGTCCTATTCTGGCGGTTACTAAGAGTGCCGATAACGGATTTGGAATGGGAATAGCTGTAATTTTTGTCCTGACACTTTCAAATATCTTTGTATCAGCTGTAAGAAAAATAATTCCTGCAAAAGTTCGAATTGCCTGCTTCATTGTTATCGCGGCTTCATTAGTTGTCGCGGTTGAATTACTGATGCAGGCATATGCATATCCGCTCTACCAGCAACTTGGTATTTTTGTTCCGCTCATTGTTGTTAACTGCATCATTCTCGGACGCGCGGAAGCATTTGCATCTAAAAATACTGTACTTCTTTCGGCTGCAGATGGATTAGGAATAGGGATTGGGTACACAATGTCTCTTACAGTTCTCGGAAGCCTGCGTGAACTTTTCGGGTATGGAACTCTTTTCGGTATTCAAATCATGCCTGAAACTTTTAAGCCCTTTAAATTTATGATTGAAGCTCCGGGGGCATTTGTCTGCCTTGGAATCCTTTTAGCTGCTATGAACGCTTTTACAAACAGCCAGAGACACAAAAAAGGACAAGCCGTGCTTGATAACCCTACCCACGATTGTAAAACATGCGGCATATGCGGACAGTAA
- a CDS encoding RnfABCDGE type electron transport complex subunit A yields MKEYFLLFISAIFVNNIVLAQYLGNCPFIGTSKNISVAIGMGSAVVFVATMAASITWAVQQYLLAPLGLEYLQTLTFILVIAALVQFVEMFLKKAVPPLYKALGIFLPLITTNCAVMGIAIICQREEFTFVKTVAFSFASGLGFMLALIVLSAIREKIEVSRVPEALKGTPVALIMVGLMSLAFFAFKGMI; encoded by the coding sequence ATGAAAGAATATTTCCTCCTTTTCATATCAGCCATATTTGTAAACAACATTGTTCTGGCCCAATACCTCGGCAATTGTCCGTTTATCGGGACATCCAAAAATATCTCAGTTGCAATAGGCATGGGCAGCGCAGTTGTTTTTGTTGCCACAATGGCGGCTTCCATAACATGGGCTGTCCAGCAATATCTACTAGCCCCGCTCGGACTGGAGTATCTGCAAACCTTAACTTTTATTCTGGTCATTGCTGCTCTGGTACAATTCGTTGAAATGTTTTTAAAAAAAGCTGTCCCTCCGCTATATAAAGCCCTCGGAATATTTCTACCGCTGATCACAACCAACTGCGCTGTTATGGGGATAGCTATTATCTGCCAACGTGAAGAATTTACTTTTGTTAAAACTGTAGCGTTTTCTTTTGCATCAGGGCTCGGTTTCATGCTCGCATTAATTGTATTATCTGCAATACGTGAAAAAATAGAAGTTTCCAGAGTACCTGAGGCTCTAAAAGGAACACCAGTTGCTTTAATTATGGTAGGCCTAATGTCCTTAGCATTTTTTGCGTTCAAAGGAATGATCTGA